The Anaerolineae bacterium DNA segment AACGGCGCGGTATGGGGGGTCCTGAGCGGCGAGGGGACGCAAACCGCCGGCGGGGGCGGCCGGCCCTCGGCGACCATCGTCCTGGAGGCGGCCATGCTGGCCAGCAGTCTGACGACCATGATGGGCCTGGGCGGGTTCAGCTTTGCGGGTGGGGTGTGGCTGACCTTCGCCAACGTGATGCACAAAAAGCTGGAAGCGGTCACGGCGCTGCTGGCGCAACTGCCCACCTCCGCCGACGATCCGGCGCCGGACACTCGCGAGGCGGGGAAGATCGCCGACTTCTCGGATCTACGGTGCAACCTGGCCCAGGCCGTGGCCTTCGAGGCCATCGGCCGAGTCGGCGGCCTACTGCTCCAGAACCGGGAGCGGCTAGCCCGGAGCTTCGAGGCCGTGCTGGCCGGGGCGTCGGCCTTAGATACTGTGCGCAGCATGGTCCGGGGAAGCGGGTTCTTCTGCCGTTGAGGTAGCCTCCCCTGCGGATACGAAGGAGTTGACCCATGGCTTCTGCAAGCTTCCTTCCGCTTCGGCAGTTTGGAGGACCGGTTATAGTCCTGGCGCTCCTCGCCGCCGCGAGTGGGGCCATCCCGGTCCGCGCGGCGAGCATCACGGTCACCACCACCGCGGATGAGTTGAACGCCGATGGGGATTGCTCGCTGCGCGAAGCGATCCAGGCCGTCAACACGCGATCCCCGATGGACGCCTGTCCGGCCGGAACGGGGGACGACCTGATCGTCCTCTCAGGAAGGCGCGGGCATCCTGAGCTGGGGGGCGCTGGAGCTGCGCCGCGTCGTCCTCGAAGATTCAGCGGAACGAGCGCCAGCGCTGTCGGCGGCGGACTGTGCATCGGCTGCGGGCCGGGCACCGGCCGCGGGGTTCTGGAGCAGGCGATCCTTCGGCGCAATGCGGCCGATCGGGGCGGCGGGATCTTCAGCAACCGGCCGCTGACCTCACGGCCACCAGCGTCGTCAGCAACACCGCGCGGGCGGGCGGGGCGATTCTGAGCTATGGCGACCTGACCCTGGTGAACAGCACCATCAGCGGGAACGAGGCCACGTTCACGGGCGGGATCGATCAAAACTCTTATTTTCTCTTTCCATCCTCAACAGCACGATCGCCTACAACCGGTTCAGGGGTATATGGGTCGCATCGCACGCTCAGGCGACCCTGAAGAACACCCTCATCGCCCACAACGTGGGCGACGGGCGAGGGAACTGTGGGGGGAAGGGGACAGTGACCTCCCAGGGCCACAACCTGAGCGATGACGCCACGTGCGCGGCCTGGCTGACGGCGAGCGGCGACCTCAACCACACCGATCCAAGGCTCGGTCCCCTGCAGGACAACGGCGGCCCGACCCCGACGCATGCGCTGTTGCCCGGCTCGCCGGCCATCAATGCCGGGACGAACGTGGGGTGCCCGCCCACGGATCAGCGCGGGGTGCCTCGCCCCCAGGGGCCGCGTTGCGATATCGGGGCCTTCGAGCGCGGGTTTACAGTGTATTTGCCCCTAGTGATGCGATCGCCCTAACAGACCATCATCATCTACGACCAATCGGGCGAAACCGTACTAAGATATGAGCCACCAGCGGCAGGGCAACAAAGCCCCCAGGCACAACCTGGACGATTTCATCGTTCACCGTCATCTCGCCGACGTCTATACCAGTCGGCAGATACAGGCGAACAGCGCTGGGCTGCAGCGTCCAGGACATATCTCTCTCCACTATGATCTGGGCCTGCCCCTGCGCATCCCACTGTAGCTCCAGCGTGACCGGGCCAAATCGCGTGGGCGTACGTTCCACGTAGATGCGCCGGCCCGGAACCAGCCATTCCGGCGGCAGGCCACGCAGCAGCTCCAGATCTTCGCCGCGCTCAAACACCAACAAGTGACGCACCAGCCGGATAAACTCGGCTGAGGCCCAGTTGTGAGGCATGTCCCCCACGATCTGGCCATGATGGCTATCCCGAAAGCTCTGCTCCTCTCGCCAAACCCGCGTGGGAGCTGCGTGGTTGGCGAAGGCATACAAGTAGTCCACGGCTTTGTCAGGCCGGCCTGCATAGAGCCAGGCATGCGCCGCAAAGGAGGCCGCATAGTTCCACACCGCCTTGTAGGGCAACCACCCCGTCTCTGCCGGGATGCCCTCCTCGTCGTCAATCTGGTCGAACAGGCGCAACAGGTTCTGGACCAGCGGGTCGTCCGGCGAGAAGACCTCGCCGGGATAGATGGCGTGACAGAGCGCCCAGGTGGCGCTCCCCGGGTTCAGCCGATGCCACGGCGGCAACGGGCCCTTGTAGTTAGGGATGTGGTGATGGTCGCCGCTGTCAGGCATCCACATCGGCAGATAGGGCGTGCCATCGGGCAAGGTGCGCATATCCCGTCGGGCATGCGTCTGGAAGTCAGCCATCAAACCCTCAAAATCGGACTGAAACGCTATGGCATCGGCCTCGTATCCGAGGATACGAGCGGCCCGTGCCGCCTCCTTCAGCCCCACCAGCGTCCACAACGTGGTCGTATACTCTGGGCGCTGACCTCCCAAGCCGCCGTCGCCAAAGCTGGCCGGCATTAGCCCGTGCTCCGGCGCTGAGGGATCCAGCTCATAAGCCTCGCGACGCAGTTGTCGGATGTATTGGACGGCGTTCCGGACCACTGGCCACAGCTCGCGCAGCCGTTCCCACCGCCCGCTTAGCTCCGTCTGACGCACCAGCGTCGTCAGGGCGATGCCGGTCTCCTTGGTGTGAAATGGCATTTGTGCGATGGAGCCATCAGGGCGCACGCGCCGCAACAGCGCGTCAATCCCCCGGTCGGCGTCTTCTACATAGCCCAGATAACGGGCCGCCTCCAACAGGAAATGGCCATCTACAACCCACAGCCCTCGATAGCAAGTAGGCCCGACTTGAAACTCCGGAAGCCCATCCTTGATCTCGCGGGCTTGAAGGATGTTGCGCGCGCAGGCCCGGACCATGTCCATCACATCAGGATCGGGGACCTCCAACGCGATCCGCTGAAGCCTGAACCCCTGCCAGAAGCGGCGCTCGGCCGCCAGCGCCTCCTGTGCCCATGCCAGATCCATATCGCTCACCTGCTCGTGGTTTTGCGGCACCAGGATCGCGCCCTCAAAGCGCTGTCCTTCACTTAGCAGCGCATACTCTGTTGCCAGAGCCGACATCGGCGCGAAGCCGGGGGCCCGGTGTAAAGCCAGCGCGTGGGGGACCGAGGCGAAGGCCAGCCGTCCGCCTGGCAGGGTCGACTTCTCTCCCTCGCCCAGAAAGGTCGCCAGGTCACTGAACTCTGGGCGCTCCGTCAGAGGCGCGATGAAGATCTCCTGGCTGGGCTGAGGCGCCGAGCGCGGCGCAAAGTAGTAGCCCGGCTCGTAGACTGTGATCCATAGGCCGGTCATGAAGTCCCGGACGCCAGACGCGGCCTCGATCGTCCACAGCACCACATCGGTCCGCCGAGCTCCGTCATGTTGATGTCCAAAGGCGCGCAGGGTAAGCGTGGCCTTGGGATAGCGCAGGGTGGTGACAACCACCGGAATGGACGCCGTTTCGGTCACCTGATGGACTTGGATCGGCTTCTGGTCTGTCAGCAGCGCGAACTCTAAGACCCGGTTAAACCGCCACGCTGCCGCCCCCCAACGGTTGTCGAAGCCATATAGGAGCGCCCCATCCTCCCGTACGAGCGTCTTATACGAATCATCGGGACGGCCGATGCACGTCCAGCGCGACACAGGCGCATAGCGGAAGTCTATGACTCGCTCAGCCATGAAGGCTCTCCTTTTTATATTGACTTGACCGCTCATAGCCCGTCATTCGAGTCCATCATCTATCTCGTCTATCTGGGGATGCCCACCCACTCGATCTGATAAGAATTACGGCTGATGACTTCACCCTCTCGATATAAGGTTAGCTCTACACTGCACGGCCCGAGAGGCATGTTTTCTGGTACATTTATTCGGACTGGCGGCAATCGGATAAAGCCATCAGCCGGGATGGTATCCGCTAGGCCTGTCACCCGACAAACTTCCTGATTATCAGCAACGAGTCTCACCTCATATGTACATGCTTCCAAACATTCATGGCGGTCGTTTACGATCCACAATGGCAGCCACAGGGGACGAGGATGAGCGCCCCGATCAGTGCCCACTAAGACCTTCTCACGCTGGATATCTGCTCCAATCAATATTGGTTGATAAGCTTTTTGAAGAGCATAGTACCCTTTCTTGGGCACACGATAGTACGACACAACGGACCAGGTAATAGAAGGCCAACAATCCATGAACATGAATTGAAATATGCCGCCGACTCGCTCGTATTTATGTTGGCGATACTGCTCGATGGCGAACTTAAGTAGCTCCGCTTGGTATTGCTGAGAATGGCCCACAAACGCTTCTAGTGAATCACCCATCTGGATCCCCGCAACATGAAACGTCTGATCGTATTGGAAGTCATGATAAGCTAGCCCATCCCAATTGGGAGGCCACTGATCCCCGCCTTCCATCTCGCGCACTTCAGTTGCGGCTGGGAGGGCTTGCGCGCCAAACTCTGTTACAATAGGAGCACCCGGCAGTGTCAGATAATCGCGCAAATGCCCATAATACCATCCCGGATACGCGTGCTCTTCGAACTCCGAAGTAGCCCTTACATACCGGGAAGCATCCTCGGCCTGTGCGACTAGGGCTAAGACGGGGTTAAGAATCATTTTATTGTGAAAGGAGGATTCGTTTTGGAGACACCAGACGGCGATACATGGATGATTGTATAAATGTCGGATCATATCTCGCACTTGGCGGACCGCTTCGTCCATAAAACGCGGGTCTTCCGTATATCCCCACTGAAGGGGAAAGTCCTGCCAGACAATAATCCCCTCTCGATCGCAAGCATCGTAGAACTCTTCTCTATTGATGTGAACACAGACGCGAACGCCATTAACGTGTGCAGCTTTTAATAGCGCAATGTCCCGGGCGATTCTTTCCGGCGTGTACTCACTCAGCCAGAGGGTAGGCACTACATTTGTGCCTCGCACGAAGAAGCGCTTCCCATTGACACGCCACTCTCCTGTGTGATGATCCAATGCTAGCTCTCTGAGACCATATGGACGTTGCCATTCGGATAAGATCCGATCCTGCTCCATCAGTCGCACCGTAAGGGTATAGAGATACGGAGTACCTAAATCCCAAGGCCACCATAAACTTGGATCAGGGACAGAGAGGGTCGTTGTCACTTGAGAGCGACCGCTCGGGAGGTCGACCATCGACGTTTTCGCTATATTGCCTAGCTCGACATGCAAGGCAAAGGTCCCACCTTGCCAACTATCTACCTCAATATCCAGGCGCACGATGGCCTGAACACCTTCCGCACGAGAGCTCATAACAAACATATCAGTGCTAGCCTTTTGAGGCACTAAGGCTGTGGTGGCTTTCACATGTCGTACAAAGGTGTGAGAACGAATGTCCAGATAGACATCACCCCAAATTCCCCCTGAATTCTTTTCTTGCCCTCGCTGAAGATCCCAAGAACCAGGGCGAGCATCCCAATGAGAGAGGATGCCCTTGATCAACCATTTGTGATCAGGCCAAACCGTTCCTGGCTCCTCCGCTGGGCAATCGACATCAACTTGTAGCTGATTTTCACCCTCTCTCAAGACATGCGTGACCTCGAATTCAAAAGGCTGGAAATATCCCTCATGTCTGCCAATGAACCGCCCATTCAGCGTCACTTCCGCGAAATAGTCCACTCCCCGAAACACCAGGAAAGCGCGCTGGCCAAGAGGCAAAGGATCACAAACGAACGAACGGCTGAATCGCACGCGCCCATTGAAGGATTCCAAACCCTGAAGTTGCCAATTAGATGGGATCGGCATTTGACCGCCGCTGGGAATATCTTTCACAAAGCTTCGAACACTCCCATCGGCCTGAACCACAGTTCGCGCAATCGGTTGAAATGTCCAAATCCCGTTGAGATCTATCCTACGGTTCATACCGCCTTTCTCTCCTCTGAACCTCTGGGATATGGCTATTTTTCACAAACGCCTTTACGACCCGAGCCATCCCTGGCCCCTCGTTGATCAAGCGATAACGCCCGGCCGCGGCCGGCACCACGAAAGTCTCGGCGTAGTTGAACCGCTGACGCATCCCATTCGCCGTCTCCAGGATCACTGAGGTGCCCTCTACCAGGTTCATGACGTGACAGGAGCCATCCGTAGAGGCCTCCACTTGTCGCCAGAAGTCGAACCGGTGCACATCGTAGAACTGCTCGGGATGGGTGGGCAAATGAATCAATTGCCACCCTTCGCCAGCCTTTATCACCCGCGGCCGGGCGATCAGCTCCTGACACACCCGCTCACCACGCCGGTCGAAATACAGATTCTCAAAGGCGCGCTCGATGTTGAGCGGTCGCGGCCGCCCGTCCAGGTCCAGGCGCATCCAATCATACATCTTAAATGTGAAGATATAGGGCGTGGCGCTGATCTCTAGCACCAGGTTGTCTTTTCCTGAGCCGTGGATCGTGCCATGGGGGATCAACAGCAGGTCATGCTTGCGGGCGGGCACACTGTTCACGAAGGCATCCACGTCCACTGCCACCACCTCACGCAGGCTGCGCTCCAGCTCCGCCCGGAACGCTGCCGGATCCACCCCCTCCCGAAAGCCCAGGTACACCCGAGCGCCCGGCTTACAGTCGAGGATGTAGTAGGTCTCATCCTGGGTGAAACTTTCGCCGAAATGAGCTCGAATATACTCGGGCCGAGGATGGCATTGGATGGAGAGGTTGCCTCCGTCAAATGTATCTAAGAAGTCAAAACGAATCGGAAACTCGTGCCCGAAGCGGTCGGCGCACTCGCCTAAGACAGCCGCGTGATCGTAAAACATGAGGAAATCGAAGGAGACCTCCAGCAGCCTTCCGTCGCTCTCCAGCATTAAGCCGTTCTCGGGCGAGATCAGCTCAAACGACCAGGCGTAGTTGGGCGCATCCTGCGGCACCTGGGGGATATGCTGCTTGATCCACTGCCCTCCCCATGGCCCAGGCTCGAACCAGGGACGGGCACGGAAGACATTGCGGGCCATCTGCCCTAAAGCCATCCGAAGATCCACGCCGTCTATGAAGGCCGGCTCATCAGGCCGTTGCTCATCCACGACGACGTCCATACGGGACAACAATTGAGCTTTATGCCGGTTCAGGGCGACCCAATCTACAAAGTAAAAGCGCTTGTACATCGCCTTGGGATCACATGGCCGGCTAGCCCCCAGGTTGGCGATGCTCCCCGCCCGAGCGCGAAACTGAATCTCATTCTTGGGCACATCCACATAAACGAGGAGGCCATCCCACCCTACCAGCGCCGCGCCGCAGCCATAGACGATGGTCATCTCAGCATCCGGGTCTGGCTGCAGGGCGCGCAGCTTTGCCTCATCGAAGAAATCGCGCAACTGGCCCGCAAACCGCGTGCCGAAGAGAGGGTCATCACCACCTAGGAACGGGGCGATCAACCGATCTATCTCCGGCTCCGACCGCAGCGCGTCCTCCACATTTAGCCACCTGGGCTGGATGCCGATTCGCCGCAGCGCGGCGTCAAGCTGCGCCCGAAAGTTCTCCCAGAAGACGCCGCCATAACCGTCAATGATCACTCGCCGATGGCCGGCCAGCCGCGTCGCCAGCGCGTCATACCCTAGCCCGATCTTCCCGGGGCCGATGGGAAAAGCAGGATAAATGTCATACTGGCCCGGAGGGGTTGGAAGGTGGAAGGCCGGGGCCAGCTTCTGCGTCGTCTTACGCCAAGGCTTTGAGGCATCCATGGCTATTCCCCCTGCGCTGGCCGATGGAAATCGTCCTCATAGCGAGAGATGTCCTCCTGTCGCCAGTCGCCGAACGCCACTTCCAACACCCGCACCGCTGGCCCCAGGCTGCCCAGGCGATGCGGAGTCCCCACCGGGATCCAGATCTCGTCGCCCGGCTTTGGATAAAATACCCTGTCACCCACCTGGACCACCGCCCCTTCATCCAGGACGATCCACAGCTCGGATCGTCCCGTGTGCGATTGCAGGCTGAGGCGCTGGCCTGGGTTCACCCACATCAGGCTCACCGTGACCGCCTCGTTGTGCGCGTATTGCCGGAACATCCCCCAGGGCCGCTCCACGTGCCTGACAGCCGGCCTCTGGTGCGGGTCAGCGCTTGCGATGTCATCCATGGTCTGCTTCCGTGTTTGGCGAATTGAGGGAGCCCTTGCCTCTCAGGGCAGCCAGAAATTCCGCCCGATCTAGCAGCGTCGGTTTCCCGTCCACAGCGACCACTACTCGGCGGAAATTACGCCTGGCCACGGCTTCATAATCATGCCCGGCCTCGGCGGGGTAGATGCCCAGGTAGATCAGCGGCTCGTCGCCGATGTTGATGGTGCGGTGGGCGGTACCACCGGGCACGTAGACGATGCCTCGGGGGAGCAGGGGGACCATTCCCCCCTCGCCGGTATCCTCATCTTCTAGCAGCATCACCCCCTGGCCGCGCAGGCCGATGTACACCTCCGCGGCCGGCCTCCAGGCGTGCAGATGCCCTCTCGTTAGGTAATACTCAGCCCCAATCCGTCCGGGCCAGATGAGCCCCAGTGCACCATGCAATTGCCCTTCTCCCTGAGCCGGCTGGATGGTAGAA contains these protein-coding regions:
- a CDS encoding glucose-6-phosphate isomerase, which translates into the protein MIESLSSLFWQLDLERGVIEGGATVERRLSDLQGCFADEAAYAAALVQGDPVIYTVSTIQPAQGEGQLHGALGLIWPGRIGAEYYLTRGHLHAWRPAAEVYIGLRGQGVMLLEDEDTGEGGMVPLLPRGIVYVPGGTAHRTINIGDEPLIYLGIYPAEAGHDYEAVARRNFRRVVVAVDGKPTLLDRAEFLAALRGKGSLNSPNTEADHG
- a CDS encoding phosphomannose isomerase type II C-terminal cupin domain, translating into MDDIASADPHQRPAVRHVERPWGMFRQYAHNEAVTVSLMWVNPGQRLSLQSHTGRSELWIVLDEGAVVQVGDRVFYPKPGDEIWIPVGTPHRLGSLGPAVRVLEVAFGDWRQEDISRYEDDFHRPAQGE
- a CDS encoding beta-galactosidase codes for the protein MNRRIDLNGIWTFQPIARTVVQADGSVRSFVKDIPSGGQMPIPSNWQLQGLESFNGRVRFSRSFVCDPLPLGQRAFLVFRGVDYFAEVTLNGRFIGRHEGYFQPFEFEVTHVLREGENQLQVDVDCPAEEPGTVWPDHKWLIKGILSHWDARPGSWDLQRGQEKNSGGIWGDVYLDIRSHTFVRHVKATTALVPQKASTDMFVMSSRAEGVQAIVRLDIEVDSWQGGTFALHVELGNIAKTSMVDLPSGRSQVTTTLSVPDPSLWWPWDLGTPYLYTLTVRLMEQDRILSEWQRPYGLRELALDHHTGEWRVNGKRFFVRGTNVVPTLWLSEYTPERIARDIALLKAAHVNGVRVCVHINREEFYDACDREGIIVWQDFPLQWGYTEDPRFMDEAVRQVRDMIRHLYNHPCIAVWCLQNESSFHNKMILNPVLALVAQAEDASRYVRATSEFEEHAYPGWYYGHLRDYLTLPGAPIVTEFGAQALPAATEVREMEGGDQWPPNWDGLAYHDFQYDQTFHVAGIQMGDSLEAFVGHSQQYQAELLKFAIEQYRQHKYERVGGIFQFMFMDCWPSITWSVVSYYRVPKKGYYALQKAYQPILIGADIQREKVLVGTDRGAHPRPLWLPLWIVNDRHECLEACTYEVRLVADNQEVCRVTGLADTIPADGFIRLPPVRINVPENMPLGPCSVELTLYREGEVISRNSYQIEWVGIPR
- a CDS encoding CSLREA domain-containing protein encodes the protein MASASFLPLRQFGGPVIVLALLAAASGAIPVRAASITVTTTADELNADGDCSLREAIQAVNTRSPMDACPAGTGDDLIVLSGRRGHPELGGAGAAPRRPRRFSGTSASAVGGGLCIGCGPGTGRGVLEQAILRRNAADRGGGIFSNRPLTSRPPASSATPRGRAGRF
- a CDS encoding class I mannose-6-phosphate isomerase, with translation MDASKPWRKTTQKLAPAFHLPTPPGQYDIYPAFPIGPGKIGLGYDALATRLAGHRRVIIDGYGGVFWENFRAQLDAALRRIGIQPRWLNVEDALRSEPEIDRLIAPFLGGDDPLFGTRFAGQLRDFFDEAKLRALQPDPDAEMTIVYGCGAALVGWDGLLVYVDVPKNEIQFRARAGSIANLGASRPCDPKAMYKRFYFVDWVALNRHKAQLLSRMDVVVDEQRPDEPAFIDGVDLRMALGQMARNVFRARPWFEPGPWGGQWIKQHIPQVPQDAPNYAWSFELISPENGLMLESDGRLLEVSFDFLMFYDHAAVLGECADRFGHEFPIRFDFLDTFDGGNLSIQCHPRPEYIRAHFGESFTQDETYYILDCKPGARVYLGFREGVDPAAFRAELERSLREVVAVDVDAFVNSVPARKHDLLLIPHGTIHGSGKDNLVLEISATPYIFTFKMYDWMRLDLDGRPRPLNIERAFENLYFDRRGERVCQELIARPRVIKAGEGWQLIHLPTHPEQFYDVHRFDFWRQVEASTDGSCHVMNLVEGTSVILETANGMRQRFNYAETFVVPAAAGRYRLINEGPGMARVVKAFVKNSHIPEVQRRERRYEP